The Aerosakkonema funiforme FACHB-1375 genome segment CAAAAAAAACAACCCAATTCGACCAGGATTATACAGCAACCAAATGGTATTCATAGGAGAAAAAGACCGCTCCCAACCTTCCTTAGTCGCCATCTCCCAAACCCTAGACTGTGCCCCATTTGGTATCAAAGACTTCCTCCGTCAAATAGAACAAGAAGCTTTGGAATTAGCAGCCATTCAAAAAGACCCCAGGAAAGTAGCACAACGCTACTGTGAAGCCTACGAAAAATTCCAAAAAAACCGACAACTAGAAGAAAATCCGGAAGAAAACGACATTTCAGAATCAGAAACAGCAGAGCAACAAGACCCCATAATGTACCGTCTAATTAAAGCCGACCTGGAAGGATGGGGCCAGCTACTATCATCCCAAAAAGTAGTAGACGAATTAGAACGATTCATGCAAAACCAATGGCGAGATTTATCATTAGGAAAAACCATCAAATTCAATCGCGCCATGATAATACCCAGTAAAGATTTAATCAATGGCGAAATATGCGATATGAGATTTCCAGAAGGCGAAAAAATCTTAAACTTTTGCTCGCCATATCTCAATTCCAACGGGATGTGCATCTCAAAAAATAAATACGTCCCCGACGCACTAAACCCCAACGGTAAACCCCTAGTCGGTGTTGTAGTAGTCAATGACGAAACCAGAGAACGAATCGCTCAAAGAATTGCAGCATTGCAAGCCAAAGGTATCGAAACCGATGAAACTGTGCCAGCAGAAACCGAATCAGAACGTCAAGGCAGAGACTTTGATGGTGACACAATTGGCACAGAAATAGCCACTAAATATCCCAACTTCACTCAAGAAGTAAAAAAGCGAAATTTACCAGAAAACGCTTACGCCCCCATCAAAAAAGAAGAAAAAGCATCATTCCCCCCAGATAAACCATTTGAAGAAATTGCTATCTTCATGTCAGATGGAATATCCGTAGGCGTAATCAACAACCATGCCACAGCCATAGAAGCTTTAGAATCAGAAATAGACCTACTACAAGAATACGGAAGTCTCTCCCACAAAATCGAGTATGTCAAAACCGTTGGTGACCACTACAACCAACTGATTAGCGGGGAGAACAATCGCCAAAACCCTATTCCCATTAAACCTCAATACCGAGATTATATTATTCAATTTACCCAGATAGCTAATCAAACAGAATTGACACCAGAACTGATTAACCAAGCGCTGCTACTGAACCGTAAAATGTACCACGATATGATTGGCGAAGCAGGATATCAAAATCAGATAGCAGTCGATATTTTCAAAAGTAATCGCGCTCCCGATTTAGATGTAGTTAAGGAAAATTTCCGACTTCTGCATCGGACTGTCGAATACATTAAATCCAAAAAACAACATGATGTTTTTCGAGAATCAGGGATTTCTACTAACGGCTTAAGTCCCAGAGAACTAATGATACAGCTTGTGAATGAAATCTATGAAGCCAATCCCTTAGAATCACGTCCCACAGTCCAGTTTCGCGACTTATTTCCCCCCACTTATACGGAAGAACAACTCAAACAAGCTGAGGCTACTAAAGTCAAGTTCGACGAACTATTTAACGCCGCCTCAATTCAAAACCAACGCTTAAAAACCGAAAAAGGCCCAGTTCTGAAAGTCCTCACTCAAAAAGGTATGGAAATTGAAGTGAGTAACTTAACTCAATACAAGCACCCAGCCTTATTTGGAGAAAATGGAGATTTGAAAAAAATAGGTACACGACTGGAAGATTTGAATATTAAGTTAGTCGAAAATAAAAAAGGGTTTAATCAAAAAACGCACCGTTGGAAAGTTTTAGCAGAAGTGGAGGGAGAAACCAATCAAGATGGTAGCTCAAAGTTTTTGCCTTTGGGAACTCTATGTGAACATTCACGCCAAACATTGAAGTCAGTTTTACAAGAGGAAGCCATTAAAAAAATTCAGTCAGGCGAGGGATTGCTTAGTCCCAACGTAAAAGTAGAAGTAGCATCACCTTTATCACAAAGACAGGTAAAGCTGATGTTTAAAAAAGCCTATGATTTCCTAAGCGAATTTAACAATAGTATTCCCTCAGACCAAAAACAAGCGATGGCATCTGCCTGCTGGCATTTAGGAACAAGCAGAGGTTTTGAAGAAAAGCCTAATGAGCAATCAGAAACTACCTCTCGTCAAGAATATAAAATATCCAACTTTTCCTTTGCTGCTTTTCCCGAACAAGTAATTGAAAAACTAGCTCAACTTCAATTAACCAAACTCACCGTCACCGGGATTAATGCTGCCGAATCAAACCAACATTTTGGTAGAGCATGGAACCAGGATGAAAAGTTACCAATACAAATCCAAGTGCGTCAGGATTTACCAGCAGAACATCCTCGTTACAATCGTCCCTTAGTCTTTATTGAAGACCAAGAATTTGCTCCCATAGAATCTCGGAGCGCCCATTTACCCATTGGAACAAAAGCACTAGCCACTGTTAACCCTGACCCCGGTCACACGATTCAAGTTCAACTAAACCACCCAAGAATTAACACACCCATTCAAATCGGGAAAATTCAACAGCATAGCTTTGCCGACAGAGCCTGGAGGGGTGAACAAGCATCATTGACAATTGCTTTGATTAAACCCGAACCAATCCCAGCAATTAAAGTGGGGGATCAAGTGTTAGGTGAATTGGATAAAGCAAGCATCAATATCTTAGAAAAAGCCGGTCGTTTGGTAGATGGAAAAACTATTGATGTCACACTTAATAGTCGGGGAAAAGGCTTTGGTTCGCACGTTATTGCTACTACTGCTAATGGTAACTCTTTCCGCATTAATAAACTTTCCAAATCTTTCTGGTCATGCACCTTCAATAACCAAACAGCTACTGTGACTGTGGGGTTCAAAGAGCTTAAGCCTGAACCTGCTATCCTAATAGATGGGAAAGTTTTGGGTGTCCTGACCCAAAAAGAAAGCAAAGAGGCTCTCTCAAAAGCTGGATTATTAGTTGAGGGACAAATTTTTCAAAAAGCTTTCTTAACAAGTAATTCCACCACTGCAACTATCACTGTTGCTCCAGAGAGTGTAGAATACCCAGAGGCTTGGACAAAGCTAATTAAAACCGAACAAAAATCACAAATTTCTTCAGAGCTTCTCGAAATTTCTCGTGGATTTCGCACTAAGTTAACTCAATTACCCACCTTACTGTTTACCAAAGAAGACCACGAGTGGAAAACTCCCAATGGGAGTTTGAAAGAACAACCTGCTTTAGGACTATCAGTAGACAAACGATTGAGTGATGTCACTTCACGTTGGCTTTCTGCACAAGGGGTAGAATGGCTTCATGCGCCTGACGAGGCTCTAGTTTGGTCTGAAACTCAACGGGGTTATGATGTTCTATTCATTAATCCAGATTCAGTAAAACCAGAGGTTTACCAACAGCTAATTGAGCGATGTGGCGAACTACTTCAGGCTTCGGGAGAATCTAATACTTATCTAGAACGCCTTGAATCGATGCCTAAATTACCAGAAAGTATGTGGTCTACTTCTGCTACTGATTCAACAGTAGAGTTGGAATCACAACATAGACAAGTGGATGTAGATGACCGAGTGCAGTTAGTTGAGTCTGCTTACGCGCAACCGATGGAAGGATACCCAGTGGCACAAGACAACCACCAACTAACGCCAGAAGCCTCTCAAAGCACTGATTATGATACTGCTAACGTGGTTCCTATACCGCCGGGTGTGGCTTTACAACTGGAGTATAACAAAGCTCAGGCGTTACAAGCACAGCGGACAGAGGCGATCGCAGAAATTGTCCACAGCTTCCTTTACTTGGAAGGTAAATCCACTCCCACAGGAGCCCAAGCTATTGGCAAATCGAACACGGCTGTCTGGGATAAAGCTAAATCTGAACTGACACTTTATGACAATGCTTCGACTGACTCAAACGTTCCCAAAATGCGGGTGCGGTATGAAGGTGGTAGCTATACACCATTGCCGATCGCGTCGAGCCTGGAGGAACTACAAAAACACGGCCTTAAGTTAGAAGAAGTCGAACACTTTATTTCTAAAGTTAAGCCTTTAGTCGATGCCAGACTTAATCAATTGAACTTGGGTAAAAATTACTCTAAAAATCAAGGAATTGAAAGATAAAATCAAACAATATTAGCCTAAGCAACAAGCTTGGGCTAATATTGTTTGATGATGCTTTAAACTTGAATCAATCTAACTTTTCCAGGCATCCTTTGGATATTTTTGAGCGTACCAGGAGAGTTATCCTTAATGATCGCCAAACCATAATCTGCAATAGAACACATTATGCGATCGCGCTGTGTATAAGAACCATTTACTCCCACACTAGCAAATCCAGCATTATTTCTAGGTGAATTGCCTGTGTGGTAAACAGTTACTCGGCTATACCCAGATTGTTTGAGAAAAGTTTGCACCAAATAATCTGCCCCAAAGCAATCACCAATCAAAATTTTAGCACCCAGTTCCATAATTTTCTCAATGCGGATAATAGCTTCTGCGGGTAGTTGTGCCACAGTACGAGAACCACTAATAACTACTTTCAAGCGTTGGCTAGGTAGAGTACCATTATCGATGATTTTTCCCTTCAAGTTAGACATATTAGGTACTGAGGGGAAATTAGGATTCCTCAATAGCCACTCTTGAGTTTCTACTAAGTATTTTTGTCGCTCCCATTCTGCTGCATTATTACTAAAGTTTTGCCAGAGCAATGGTTCATCGCGAATAAACATCAACAATCGCCCTAACCAATTATTTCCCTGGTGCCCAGTTGGAATAGCTTTTCCTTGACCATTTTTTGAATTTTGAATTTTGAATTTTGAATTGTTTTGACCCCCCGGAGCAATATTAGCTGGTACGCCCCAAACAATATCGTGCCAGTTGTTTAATTCCAGCAACTCTTCTCCCCTTGTTTCCATCAATTCTTTGTGCCAATTACTGCCAGGATAAAATTTCTGCATTAATCCAATAAGCATGATGGCCAACTTAACTTCTTCCCAATCAAAACGTAATGGGATAGTCCGAGCATATTTTTTAGCGACTGATGGTGTAAGTGTGGCAATTTTACGCTTTTGTTGAACATCCAAAGTTTTGGAGGCGGCGTAGAAATTTTCCACTGTTGGATATTCAATACCATCAACAATGATAGGTTTTTCTAAGCTCTCCATATTGCTGAACCAGTTTTTTATCCACGCAGTCATAGTTTTGCTCAATTGAACTGTTCTTCTTGAAGGGGCGACAGCCCAATAAAAAAATAATCCCGGCAGGCTCTTACGCCATGCCAGGATAGAGTTACGGAAACTAACAAACTATTAACACTTGATATCCAGAATTTTCTAAACAGCTTTTCACGCCTTGCCAAGTCAAGCCTTCTTCAGGTAACAATGGAATTGTCAAACTTCCCGTGAATCCATAATCACCCTCTTGCTTGACTACACAAAACTCTGCTTGTTTGAGAGTTTTAATTGCCTGCTGCGAAAGCATTCCAATTACGTTAGCAGCATTATGAGTAACCGCGATCGTAATCATGGGATTTTCCCTAATTCGTCACGGTTAAAAGCTCGTCAGAGCCAAAAGTAATGATAGCTGAATTAGCTACTTCTAATTCATTTCACCATTTCGCTCTTGAACGCTCTCAAACAAAATCCCCAAAATCTTATCAACTTCCCGAATATAATAATTATTCAAATCAATAAACACATCAGAGCCATCCAACTTCAAAAACTTCCAAATATCCCCCGTAGTTACCGCGCCATAAATTGTCTTAATATCATTTCCTTCCTGCTGATTAAACAACTGTGCCGCCAACATCGCCGCCGCACATTGACCTAACCCTCCTTTAATATCCTCATTCTTTGCTTCCACAATCAACACCACAGGTGCGTTAATAGTTAATTGCTCCTTAGAGCGGCTAATAATAAAATCGCAATAGCCATTTAATCCTTGCTCAAAATCTACATTGAAATCCACCCCAGAAAACAAACTAATCTGATAATTTTTACCTCTCCTAACTTCCAACAAAATTGGCGTAATAATTAATTCAGACCGCGCTTTTTCTGTATTTATAGCTAAAGCAAGTTCAGTCGTTTCTGCTAAAGAAGCTTTTAAAGTTTCACTCGGATGTACAGATGCAATGGTGGCAAATAAATCAGCCGATTCATCAATTCGTAAATTGAACGTTTTTTTAAATTTATTCAATGTAAATTCACTATAAGCCATTGACACCACTATCGCCTTTATACAAACTTGTATAATTAACTATCATTTTTTTATTTAGTAAGGTTGGATTGAGAGTGCGATCGCATATCATTAGTTACATCAGTAGCACAAACCATACCTCTACCCAACCTTTCCAAATACTCACTCAAACTGCAACCACAAGCCTGCGCCAATAAACGCAACCCCTCATAGCCAGTATCGGTGACAGCAATACTTCTTCTCTTCTTCACCTCACCGTAGTCCGACTCGCTACCAGGCTTGAGATTCGACAGCGAACGAGGATTAACTTTTTGCAACCGTTTTTCTGCCATCCTAAAAAAACCATATCCAATTTAATATTACAGCACTTTCTTTTCTATATCAGACATTATATAATCTCTGATATAGGTGCAACACCCAGTTTTGATGCAGGAAAGAAAAAATGCTAGCCACCATATCCCCCTACGAAGAACCAGAAT includes the following:
- a CDS encoding NADAR family protein, with the protein product MTAWIKNWFSNMESLEKPIIVDGIEYPTVENFYAASKTLDVQQKRKIATLTPSVAKKYARTIPLRFDWEEVKLAIMLIGLMQKFYPGSNWHKELMETRGEELLELNNWHDIVWGVPANIAPGGQNNSKFKIQNSKNGQGKAIPTGHQGNNWLGRLLMFIRDEPLLWQNFSNNAAEWERQKYLVETQEWLLRNPNFPSVPNMSNLKGKIIDNGTLPSQRLKVVISGSRTVAQLPAEAIIRIEKIMELGAKILIGDCFGADYLVQTFLKQSGYSRVTVYHTGNSPRNNAGFASVGVNGSYTQRDRIMCSIADYGLAIIKDNSPGTLKNIQRMPGKVRLIQV